The segment CGACTCGGAAAAGGAACAATGGATGTACCTGTTGAAACAGGCCAATAACACGGATTTGACCCTGTAAACAAAAAAAGGACCCTTCAGAGGAAGGGCCTTTTTTCCGTGAGTGGCGCAATCCGACAATCACTTTTTGTACCGGGAGCGGGGATCTCTGCGGGATAAGCTCAAGTAAAATGGATGGCGGATTAGGGTGTGGCAGGTCCATTCAATTTTCCGTGGAATGTGAAACCCATCCCGACCGGTCCGGCCCCAGATCTGGATCATTCCTTGAGGCCGCGAATATCCTGTGCCCCGGGCGGAAGCGTGTCTTCATCCACCGTGTGGGGGTGTTTCGTCACCCGGGTTTTGTGTTGATTTTCAATGGCGGACAAGGAGCCTTCGAGTTTCGGTCCGTCAACCCCCTTTGTATCGGGTTCAGGCTTGCCGGTTTTCTTTTGATCCATCTGAATCCCTCCTTTTAAGGGGAGCATTTCCCGGTGCAGGCGTAATATACACGATTCTTAAAAAACTCAGAGGAGAAGATGGAATGAACATCAGGGAATTGACGACGGAAGCGGAATGGCGCCGGGCATATCCGGTCATGAAGGAACTTCGGACCCATCTGGAGCCGGAGTCTTATCTCCAACTGGTACAAGAGATGAGGGGGGAGGGCTACCGTCTGTTCGCCCTGGAAGAAGACGGGGAAATCCTGGCGGTGACGGGAGTGACGATTCGGACCACTCTCTACTATGGAAAACATCTGTTCATCCATGATCTGGTGACCCGGGCGGACCGGCGGTCCCGGGGCTGTGGGGAACGCCTGCTTTCTTATGTGGAAGAATGGGGTCGGAGCCGAGGATGCGGATCGGTGGCACTCACTTCCGGCCTGGCCCGCCGGGATGCCCACCGATTCTATGAAGAGCGGATGGGGTATGACCGGGTCAGCCATGTGTTTCGGAAAATATTTTGATGCCGCGCCATGATTCTGTGGAATCATGGATTGAAGGTTTTCCTGCTGTGAATGATGGATTCATACAAAAGATTGTCCACCACGGCACGTGGCTTCTGCGGAAGCACGTGCTTTTTTTGTCCCGGCGGGGAAAAAGGTGAAAATGGAACCACTGTCTGTCCACAGGAGGAGCAGGACGGTACAATAAGGAAGAGTGGATCGGGAAAGGAGAAATTCCGTTGCAGGAAAAAGAGAAGCTGAAAGAGTGGACAGAAGGGATCCCGTCGGTGGACGCCGGGGCGGAGCGGAAAGCCAGGGCGCACATGGACCAGCTGACGAAGCCCCGGGGAGCATTGGGGGAGCTGGAGACGATTTGGATTCGGCTGGCAGGGATCACCGGCCAAACCCAGCCCCAGATCGGGAATAAGAGAGTGGCTGTCTTTTGCGGGGATCACGGGGTGACAGCAGAAGGGGTCAGCGCCTACCCTGCTGAGGTGACCGGCCTGATGATGGAGAACTTCAGCCGGGGCAAGGCGGCGGTTCATGTGCTGGCCCGTCGCTTCGGAGCCCGGGTGACGGTGGTGGATGTGGGCAGTCGGTTGGAAAACGTGCCGGATGGGGTGATGGACCGGAAGGTGCGCCGGGGGACGGCCAATATGGCCCAAGGTCCCGCCATGAGCCGGGAAGAGGCCCTTGAATCCATCCGCATCGGAATGGAAACCGCCGAACGCCTGAAGAAGGAGGGCGTGCAGCTGGCGGCCACAGGGGAGATGGGGATCGGCAATACCACCCCTGCCGCCGCCGTGGCCGGCATCCTGACAGGGAAGTCAGTGGAGCGGATGACCGGCCGGGGCACCGGTTTGGATGATGCAGGGCTGAAGCGAAAGCGGGAGGTGATCCGCGCAAGCTTGGAAGTGAATCGCCCGGATCCGACGGATCCCCTGGATGTCCTGGCCAAGGTGGGGGGACTGGAGATGGGGGCGATGGCCGGATTTGTCCTGGGGGCGGCCCGCCACCGCCTGCCGGTGGTGCTGGACGGGGTGATCTCCACTGTGGCCGCATTGGTGGCTGTTCGGATCGCTCCACAGTCACAGCCCTATCTGTTTGCCTCCCATCTGTCTGTGGAGCCTGCCCATGGTGTATTGCTGGAAGAGCTGGATCTGCAGCCGCTGATCACTGCCGGGATGCGGTTGGGAGAGGGAAGCGGTGCGGTACTCGCTTTTCCTTTGTTTGATGCGGCAGAGACGGCGGCCCGGGAGATGGCCACGTTTTCGGAACTGGGACGGTGAAAGATGGAGTGAGGGGGGAGGCGGGAGAGTCCGACTTCCCGCCCCCCGGACACTTTCCGACGGTGGAGAGTGTTTTTATTTGGGTGGAGAGGAAGTGAAGACATGGACGGACTGGAGCGTTACGGTCACGGAGGGGATCGGTGGACTGCCGGGGAGCGGTTTGGGAAAGAGCCGGACTCTTTTCTCGACTTCAGTGCCAATATCAATCCCCTGGGGCCGCCGCCTCAAGCGATGGAGGTGCTGAGACAAGCATTGTCGGAGCCGAATCCGCCGGTGATCTCCCGTTATCCCGATCCCGTCTGCCGCGGTCTGACCCATCAGCTGGCCCGGCGGTTGGGTGTGACGCCGGAGGAAGTTCTGATTGGAAACGGCGGAGCGGAGCTGATCGACAGCATCCATTCAGTGGCCGCTCCCCGGCGGGTGGGGGTGATTCATCCCTCCTTCGCTGAATATGAGCGGGCGGCCCGCAAACGGGGACTGGAGATCCTCCCCCTGAAAACCGACTGGGAAAGGGGATTTCTCCCGGGGCGGGGGGAACTGTTGGACTGGATCCGGGAGGTGGATCTGGCCTGGGTGGGCCACCCCAACAATCCGTCGGGCACTCTGTTGTCCCTGGAGGATCTGGCCACTGCTGCCGAAGAAGCCGCCCGGCGGGAAACTGTGCTGGCGGTGGATGAGGCGTTCCTCGATTTTCTGCCGGAGCCGGGGGAAGCCAGCCTGCTCCCGCAGTTGCGGGAGTTTCCGACGACGATCTTGTTTCGGTCCATGACCAAATTTTATGCTTTGCCGGGGTTGCGGCTGGGTTATGCTGTGGCCTCCAAGGAGTGGATCGGCCGGTTGAGGCGATGGCAGGCCCCCTGGAGTGTGAACGGTCCGGCTCAGTTGGTTGGGGAGGCGGCCCTTCAGGACCGGAAGTTTGGGGAGAGGACCCGGGCCTGGCTGGCGGCGGAACGTCCCTTTCTGTTGGAGGGACTTCGTATTCTCCCACAGGTGGAAGTGCTCCCGGGAGAAGTGAATTACTTCCTGCTTCGGCTGGAGTTGTCCACGGCTGGATCGGAGTCTCCTTCCCTCTGGTTGCAACGGGAGTTGGGGGAGCGGGGAATCATGATCCGGGACGGCTCCACTTACCCTGGGTTGGATGGCCGCTATGTCCGGGTGGCAGTACGGAGCCGGGAGGAGAACCGGCGGTTGCTGGCGGCACTGTCGGAGGTCCTTTCCTCTCCGGGGGGGATTCCGCTGTGATCCGGCTGGTGACGGGTGGCGTACGCTCCGGGAAGAGCCGTTTTGCCGAGGAATTGGCAGGCGAAATGGGCAAGCGGATTCTGTATGTGGCCACGGGAGTGGTGACCGATGCGGAGATGGCGGCACGGGTGCATCGTCACCGGGAGCGTCGGCCGAGGGAGTGGGGGCTGGCGGAGGAGCCCCTCCATCTGACCCGGGCGCTAACCGGGGGGCAAGAGAGGGATGGAATCCTGGTGGACTGCCTTTCCACCTGGGTGGCCAACCGCCTGATGCAGTTGCCGGAGAAGGATTGGGAAGAGAGGCGGAACTCTTTTGAAAGAGAAATGGAAGAGGAGATGGAGCGGGTGTTGGATCTGCTGAGCGAAGAGGAAGCGGTGCTGGTCACTTCTGAAACGGGTCTGGGGGGAGTGGCGATGACTCCCTTGGGCCGGCTTTTTCAGGATACACTGGGGAGTATGAACCAACAGGCGGCGCGACGGGCGGGGGAAGTCTGGATGGTGGTGTCCGGGGTGCCCTGGAAGGTGAAGGGATGAACGCTTTTTTTACGGCCCTCTCCTTTCTGACCCGCATTCCCGTACCGCTCCGGTCCCAACCCGGGAGTTGGTCCCGCAGTGTCCGTTATTATCCCGCCGTGGGCCTGGTGATCGGCGGCATGTTGGCCGGTTTCGATCTGGTGGCGGCGGCCTGGTTTCCTCCCTGGGTGCGGGGGGTGTTGCTCCTTGGCCTGTGGGTCTGGCTGACCGGTGGTCTTCATCTGGACGGATGGATGGACACGGCGGACGGATTCGGTTCTTACCGCCCGCGGGAACGCACCCTGGAGATCATGAAAGACAGCCGGGTGGGCGCCATGGGGGTGATCGCGGCGATCCTCCTCTTGTTACTGAAGGCGTCGGCGCTGGCTTCCACTCCCGGCCCGCTGTGGATTCCCCTGTTGGCCGCCCCGGTGATCGGGCGGTGGGCGTTACTGCCGGCGATCCACTTCTGTCCCTACCTGACTCAGGATGGGATCGGAAAGGGCTTGAGAGAGGGATTAACCCCTGTCTCCATGGCGGCAGCCACTCTGTTCACCCTCTTGGTCACCGTGGGAAGCGCCGGGATCCGGGGGTTGTGGTTTCTTGTCATCCCACTGGTCTTGGTTCTCCTCCTGGGCAGGGCTGCCCGAAAACGACTGGGGGGCTGGACCGGGGATATGTACGGAGCCTTGGTGGAGGCGACAGAGGCGGGGGTTCTCCTGCTGTGGTTGTTGCTGACGGAGGTGTGGCTATGATTCTGGTTTGGCTTCGCCACGGGGAAACCCGGGCCAACCGGGAGCAACGATATTGTGGCTGGTCGGATCCTCCTCTGAACCGGAGGGGGAGGGAGCAAGCGGTCCAGGCGGCGGAAGCGTTGTCCGGACTGCAGGTGCAAAGGATCTGGGCCAGTGACCTTCTCCGTTGCCGTCAGACGGCAGAGCCGCTGCAGAGCCGATTTTCCGGGGTGGAGGTGGAAGAGGCCTCCCGCTTGCGGGAGCTCTCCTTTGGAAAGTGGGAGGGTTTGACCTATGAGGAGATTCGCTCCCGGGATCCGGAGCGGCTGCAGGGTTGGCTCACGGACCCGCACCGGGTTTCCCCGCCGGGAGGAGAGACGCTGACCGGGATGGAATCCCGGTTGCAACGATGGTTGGACTCCATCACCCCGGAACTTGCCCCGGGGGATGTGGGGGTGGCCGTCAGTCACGGGGGGCCGATCCGTTGGTTTGTCTCCCGGCATTTGGAGGGGGATCCGGGGAAGTTCTGGGAGCGTTCCCTCTGCCACGGTGGCATCCTGGCGGCAACATGGGATCAGAAGGAGTGGCGGGAGGTTTCCGTTACTGAACTGATGAAAAGAGGGGGCACAGGATGATTGCGATCCGGTTACGGGGAACTGCACGGGAACCCGCAGCAACTCTCCCGAGCGGGATGGTTGTCGCCGGGGATGATCGGGCTTTCCCGGAGAAGGGGGGAGAAAGAGATGAAGCCGGCCATTCGCCGTCTGTTTAACGAAGAGAATTTGTTCCTTCACATGGAAAAAAGCCATCTTTGCCTCTCCTCCGCCACACCGCTGGCAGTGCTCTCCAGCGCACCCGTGGGAGGGGGGAGGGGATGCTGGCGGAAGCTGGTGAATCGCCATGTGGACAAGGACTACCGGGAATCGGACCCGGTGGGGGAGACCCGACGCTGGTTGGTGGAGAACGGATATGATCCGGAACAGACGCCGACCCTGCTGACGGCCGCCCGGGTGGAGGACGCCTCCGTGATCAAAGTGGGGGATCCCCTGGTACAGGTGGCTGCCATCGTCACCGCCGGTGTGGGCAATGCCGCCAGGATGGGGTTTCCCGGTCCGGTTTTCACCGATTGTCCAGACCAGGGGACGATCAATATTATCCTGGTGGTGGACGGAGAATTGACAGAAGCTGCGATGGTGAACACGGTGATCACCGTCACCGAGGCAAAAGCGGCGGCTCTTCAGGAACTGGATGTGAAGGACGGGGAGGGGCGGTCCGCCACGGGAACAACGACGGATGCGGTGATGATCGCTTCCACCCAGCGAAAAAGAGGAAAATATGTGCATGCCTATGCCGGTGCGGCCAGTCCTCTGGGACAGGCAGTGGGACAGGCGGTTCGGGAAGCGGTCCGGGAAGCGGTGCTTCGGGAGCGTCGGCGGAGATGATCCCGGCGCTCACTTTACTGCTGGCTTGTGCTGTGGACAGTTTGGTGGGGGATCCGCGACATCTTCCCCACCCGGTGGTGGGGATGGGGTGGTGGATCACCCGGGTGGAAAGAATCCTGCGGCGGGGGATGGAGTCTCTTCGGGAAGGTTGGCCGATCCGCCTGCTGGGCTGTCTCCTTCCCCTGACGGTGGTGGGAACGGTCTATACGGTCTCTTATTTTCTGTTGACCGGAGTGGAATCTTTCTCCTGGTGGGCGGCCCGCCTGCTGGAGGTGTGGCTGATCTCCACCACCATCGCCGTCAAGGGATTGGCGGACGCGGGCCGGGGAATCCTCCACGCACTGGAAGCGGGGGATTTGCCGGGGGCCCAAAGAGCGTTGGCGATGGTGGTTGGACGGGATACAGAGCACCTGGAGGAACCGGAAGTGGTTCGGGGGGCGGTGGAGACCGTGGCGGAAAATATAGTGGACGCCGTCACCTCGCCCCTCTTCTATGCCGCCCTGGGTGGCGCTCCGCTGGCATTGGCCTATCGGGCGGTCAACACCCTGGACTCCATGGTGGGGTACAAGGATGAACGGTATCGGGATCTGGGCTGGGCTTCCGCCCGGTTGGATGACCTGGCCAACTGGGTGCCGGCCCGACTCACCATCCTGCCTATGCTGGCGGTCCTCGCCCTGACAGGTCACTCCCCCCGACAAGCCTGGCGAATGTTGCGAAGAGACGCCCATAAGCATCCCAGTCCCAACAGCGGGATCACCGAGTCCCTGATGGCGGGCGGGCTGGGGATTCAATTGGGAGGAGAGAACCGATATCGCGGGATCCTTTCCCGCAGAGCCACCCTGGGGGATTCCCTGCTCCCGAAGACTCCGGGCAACATCCGGGAGGCTGTCAGGGTATTGATTCTCAGCAGTTGGTTGTTTGCATGTGCGGTTGCCTTTTTCTGCTACACTGTAAGTTGAAGAGGGGCGCACCGGCGCCGCCTCCCGTTCCTCAGCCGGTGCAATCCGACCCAGGAGGTGTGTGTATATGAACAGGAATCCCTTGGTCACTCCGGAATGGTTATATGAACATCTGCAAGATCCCGGGCTGGTGGTGGTGGATTGCCGGTTCGACCTGGCCCGCCCTGAGGCCGGGGCAGAGGCGTATCGAAAGGGTCATATCCCCGGGGCACTGTATCTGGACCTGGAAAAGGACCTGTCCGCTCCGGTGGAGACTCACGGGGGGCGCCACCCCCTGCCGGAGGGGGAGCGGTTTGCGGAGCGGCTGGGTGAAGTGGGGATCGATCGCCACCGGATGGTCGTCGCCTACGATGATCAGGGAGGAGCAATGGCCGCCCGCCTCTGGTGGATGTTGCGGTTTCTCGGGCATGAGGAGGTGTTCGTCCTCAACGGCGGCTACAGGGCATGGACAGAGTCGGGGTATCCGGTGAATGACGAAGTACCCCGGCGGGAGCCTACCCGGTTTGTACCTGATCCGCAAGAGGAGCTTCGGGTGGGGATGGAGGAAGTGAAAGCCTGGACCGGTCTGCTGATCGATTCCCGTGAACCTGCCCGCTATGAAGGGAGAACGGAGCCGATCGATGTCAAGGCGGGTCACATCCCGGGCGCGGTCAACCGTTTCTGGAAGGAGAACCTGGGGAAGGACGGGCGGTGGAAAACCCCTGCCGAGCTGAAAAAAGAATGGGCCTTCGCTCAAGGGAAACAACCCATCGTCTACTGCGGCTCCGGTGTCACCGCCTGTGCCAACCTGTTGGCCCTCCACGCCGCCGGCATCCCGGATGCCCGTCTCTACGCAGGCAGCTGGAGCGACTGGATCAGCTATGAGCAGAATCCGGTGGCGACGGGAAAAGAGAATTGATTCAACGAAAGAATGATGGAAAAGATCAAAACCTCCTGCCGGGAGGTTTTTTTATCTGGATTCCATTTCAAGGCCAGTACACGAATGCTTGACAAACATATACCCCCATAGGTATTATATCACGCAGAACCTTTTGTCACAAAGGGGGTCATGGAATGAAAGCGGATTGGACTGTCGACGCCAAAGGCCTCTCCTGTCCGATGCCCTTGGTGCGGGCCAAAAAAGGGATGGATCGCTTAAATTCCGGCGACGTGCTGGAGTTGATCAGCACCGATCCGGGATCGAAGAATGATTTCAAGGCTTGGGTCAGGACGGCTGGCCACGAACTGATCGATGTTCATGAGGCAGACGGGGTCTACACCATTTATGTGAAAAAGAAGTGAAGGGGGGTTCAACATGGATGAAGAAAAAAACAACACGACCCTGGTGGTGTTCAGCGGTGATTTGGACAAGGCGATCGCCAGCTTTATCATTGCCACCGGCGCGGCCGCTATGGGCGGCAAGGTGACGATGTTCTTCACTTTCTGGGGTCTGAACATCCTTCGGAAAGAGAATTACACCTCGTCCAAGAAAAAAAATTTCATGGAAAAGATGTTTGGAATGATGATGCCCAAAGGGCCGGACAAACTGGGGATTTCCAAGATGAACATGGGCGGTATGGGCTCCAAAATGATGAAGAAGGTCATGAGGAAGAAAAATATCTCCACCCTCCCGGAACTGATGGAAATGGCGAAAGAATTGGATGTCAACATGGTCGCCTGCACGATGTCCATGGATGTGCTGGGAATAGGAAAAGATGAACTGATCGATGGCATCGACTACGGTGGAGTAGCTGCATACCTGGGTGACGCATATGAGGCCAAAGTCAATCTCTTTATCTGAATAAACAGGGCCTGGGGATCCACATCCTCAGGCCCTTTCATCCAATCGGAAGGGAGGGGTGATCTGTGAAATACGAGGAAAATGTGAGGAAGCGGCTGTGTCGGGTGGAAGGCCAGATCGACGGGGTGTTGAGACAGTAAGTTCCATGCCCGATGCATGCAACCTGTGACTCAGTTCCTGGAGGATTGAAACTCAATCGGTCCCGAATAAATGGGAAGTTTATAAAAGGCGAGCGAGAAAACCCAGCCCTTTAGGGTTGGGATGAAAGCGAGCGTCGTTCGGTGTCCCCCTTGTGGGGATACTTAGAACGACAAATTCTGAAAAGTCATTTTCAAACATGCGTTCTATTGTTACACTAAGCTTAGTTGCTCTTTGAAAAGTGGATAGCATATGGGGTTGTGCAAGCCAATCGTCTTGCATGTAAAATGCTATGCGTTACCTTCATGGCTGGGATGAAATGCGAAAACCAAGCGATCATTCCAGCCTGAGACATGGCAACTAAACTCCGTTTTTAACCGTGGGGCACACGGGGATCGCTTGGTCCATTTCTCCGGGTTGCCGGAGATTACCCAAGCGACCGAAGGAAGTGCCTGTGGTAAATCCAACGCCTTAAGGCGTGTGGAGTGTCAAGCTTTGCTCTGAAAAGAAATATGCATCTATTGACTTCATATACCCATGGGGGTATAATCTGAATCGTAAACAACTTCATAGAGGGGTTGGATCTTTTTTTTGCCTCGCAATATACCCATGGGGGTATTGATGAGAGGAGGAGAACGTAGGATGTCCACCTGGAAAAACATATCCGCTGCTGAGGTAAAGCGTCGATTGGAGGCGGGGGAACACCTCCATCTCATCGATGTGCGGGAGGATGAGGAGTTCGACTCCGGACGGATTCCCGGTTCCCGTTTGGTTCCCCTGAGTCGGTTGCCCTTGGTGTGGCGGGAGATGGATCCGGATCAGGAAATGGTCCTGATCTGCCGCAGTGGAAATCGCAGCGGGCAGGCCTGTGAATACTTGTCTCTTCAAGGATTTACCCGCCTGTACAACATGGAAGGGGGTCTCCTGGAGTGGACAGGGGACTTGGAACATTGACAAGAGAGGAGTGAATGGGATGTCTGCTTACAAAGTGGACCACAAATTGGACTGCAAAGGATTGTCCTGTCCGATGCCGATCGTGAAGACACGGAAGGCGATTCAGGAAATCCTTCCGGGAGAGGTGCTGGAGGTGGAAGCCACCGACAGGGGTTCCCTGGCCGATATCAAGAGTTGGGCGGGGCGAACGGGTCATCAATACCTGGGTTCCACTGAGGAAGATGGTGTTCTGCACCATTTCCTCCGAAAAGCGTCCGAAGGTGAAGAACAAGAGGAGAAGAAATATCCTCATGTGATCTCTCTGGATGAAGTAAAGTCCCGTTACAAAGAGGCGGACGTGCAGTTGGTGGATGTACGGGAACCCATGGAGTACGCTTTTGGCCATATCCCGGGAGCCATCTCGATCCCTATGGGCGAAATGGGGGAACGATTCGGTGAGCTGGACTCCAACCATGAGATTTGGGTGATCTGCCGCAGTGGAAGCCGGAGCGACCACGTCTGCCAGCTTCTTGCCGAAAAGGGGTTCCCCATTGTTAAGAACGTGGTCCCCGGTATGAAGGATTGGGACGGGGAAACAGAGACGAACTGAAGTGTTTTTGGGGGAGATGGGCAGCGGCTTGTGGCAATCATTGTTGGAGAAGTGCCCTGGACGGCCTGCGACCGCCACTGATGCACAGGTTTAACATCGCACTGATTTTTTAAAATTGGAAGGAGGAAAAATACTGTGACTGTGAATCACCTTTCCGCTGAACAGCTTCGCGACAAAATGAACAAGGGCGAATCTTTGTTTATCCTGGATGTCCGAAACGAAGGGGATTACAGCGACTGGAAAATTGAGGGTAAAACAATTGAATCTCTCAACATCCCGTATTTTGAATTCCTGGATGATGAGGATGTGGCCGATGGCCGTCTCCCGAAAGACAAGGAAATTGTGACGGTTTGCGCCAAAGGCGGTTCTTCCCGGTTCGTGGCAGAAATTCTCGATGGCAAAGGATTCCGTGCCACTTCCCTGGATGGCGGGATGAAGGCATGGAGCCTGGTTTACAATACGGTTCCGGTTGACGAAGAGAATCAGTTGAAGTTGTATCAAATCAATCGGATGGCCAAAGGCTGTCTCTCCTATATGATCTTCTCCAGGGGAGAAGCGGCGGTGGTAGATCCCGGTCGCCATATCGACTTTTACATGGAACTGGCTGCCCGGGAAGGGGCCAAAATCACCCACATCCTGGATTCCCATCTCCATGCGGACCATATTTCCGGTGGACCGGCCCTGGCTGAAAAAACGGGGAGTGCCTACTATATCACCACCAGTGATCTTCAGGGCACGCCTCCCTTTGCGTACAGACCGCTGGAGGAGAACAAACACATCCGTTTCGGTGATGTGGAAGTGGAAGTGTTGGCACTGCAAACTCCGGGACATACCCCAGGGAGTGTCTCCTTTTTCATTAACAAGCGTTTCCTGCTTTCCGGTGACACCCTCTTTGTCGGCGGACTGGGACGTCCCGACCTCGGAGGAAAGGCTCGGGAATGGGCAGAGATGCTGTACGACACCGTGTTTAACCAATTGAATGATCTGGCCGACGATGTGCTGGTACTTCCCGCCCATTTCGCTGACCTCAGCGAGGTCAATGAGAAAGGGATTGTCGGAGAGGGACTGGGAACAATCCGCCGCAACAACAAAGCCATGCAGACCACGGAAAAAGCGGCTTTCACCGATATGGTCGCCGGAGCCGCTTCCACCCAAACCCCACCGAACTATGAGGCGATTATTGCCATCAACCGCGGTGAAAAGTCCGTCGGTGAAGAAGAGGCTACAGAGTTG is part of the Kroppenstedtia eburnea genome and harbors:
- a CDS encoding MBL fold metallo-hydrolase, whose product is MTVNHLSAEQLRDKMNKGESLFILDVRNEGDYSDWKIEGKTIESLNIPYFEFLDDEDVADGRLPKDKEIVTVCAKGGSSRFVAEILDGKGFRATSLDGGMKAWSLVYNTVPVDEENQLKLYQINRMAKGCLSYMIFSRGEAAVVDPGRHIDFYMELAAREGAKITHILDSHLHADHISGGPALAEKTGSAYYITTSDLQGTPPFAYRPLEENKHIRFGDVEVEVLALQTPGHTPGSVSFFINKRFLLSGDTLFVGGLGRPDLGGKAREWAEMLYDTVFNQLNDLADDVLVLPAHFADLSEVNEKGIVGEGLGTIRRNNKAMQTTEKAAFTDMVAGAASTQTPPNYEAIIAINRGEKSVGEEEATELEIGPNRCAVHHHG